Proteins encoded in a region of the Haloarcula sp. CBA1129 genome:
- the glmM gene encoding phosphoglucosamine mutase encodes MFGTSGIRGRVGESVTAAVALSVGRAVGADADRVVVGRDARQTGDTLQGALMAGLRETGVDVVDIGRAATPTVARSIGARSADAGIIITASHNPPQDNGLKLWTLSGQAFSPEQQTEIEARIETEAYELADWTGQGGYESWDNATEHHTDALVATGRQDAAGADVSLSSLSVVVDLGNGMGGVSADALFELGADVETINAQQDGRFPGRPSEPTVETCTTLAATVDAVDADIGIAHDGDADRMMAVTDEGEFIPGDMLLAIFGQEIAKAGDRIAAPVDTSLAVTDAFAEFGAELVHTRVGDVYVAQRASDDDVVFGGEPSGAWIFPEETLCPDGPLAAVKLAVLGAVEPLSARLERIDRYPIKRTVVETTDKTEAMARISATVRQRYDDVTTLDGVRVDSDSGWFLIRPSGTEPKIRVTAEAREAATTDELLEQARELVETELTR; translated from the coding sequence ATGTTCGGGACAAGCGGGATTCGGGGCCGAGTTGGCGAGTCTGTCACCGCTGCCGTCGCATTGTCCGTCGGACGCGCAGTCGGTGCCGACGCCGACCGAGTCGTCGTCGGTCGTGATGCGCGACAGACGGGCGATACACTCCAAGGTGCCTTGATGGCCGGCCTGCGCGAAACGGGCGTCGATGTGGTTGATATCGGCCGGGCCGCAACGCCGACTGTCGCCCGCTCAATAGGGGCCCGGTCTGCAGACGCGGGTATCATCATCACGGCATCACACAATCCACCGCAGGACAACGGACTCAAGCTGTGGACGCTTTCGGGACAAGCGTTCTCACCGGAACAGCAGACCGAGATAGAAGCCCGAATCGAAACTGAGGCCTACGAACTCGCCGACTGGACGGGTCAGGGTGGCTACGAATCCTGGGACAATGCAACCGAACACCACACTGACGCACTCGTTGCGACGGGACGGCAAGACGCTGCCGGAGCCGACGTCTCACTCTCCTCGCTATCGGTTGTTGTTGATCTCGGCAATGGAATGGGCGGGGTCTCTGCCGACGCCCTTTTCGAACTCGGGGCGGATGTCGAAACCATCAATGCCCAGCAGGATGGCCGATTCCCCGGTCGGCCCAGTGAGCCGACCGTGGAAACGTGTACAACACTCGCCGCTACTGTCGACGCTGTCGATGCGGATATTGGTATTGCTCACGACGGCGACGCCGACCGCATGATGGCCGTCACCGACGAGGGCGAGTTCATCCCCGGGGATATGCTGCTGGCGATATTCGGACAGGAGATTGCGAAAGCGGGCGACCGAATCGCTGCACCGGTCGATACGAGTCTAGCCGTCACCGACGCGTTTGCCGAGTTCGGCGCGGAACTCGTTCATACCCGGGTAGGAGACGTGTACGTCGCCCAAAGAGCTAGCGATGACGACGTGGTTTTCGGCGGTGAACCGTCTGGAGCGTGGATTTTCCCAGAGGAAACCCTCTGTCCCGATGGTCCGCTTGCGGCAGTGAAACTCGCCGTACTTGGAGCCGTCGAACCGCTCTCGGCCAGACTCGAACGTATCGACCGGTACCCGATCAAGCGCACGGTTGTCGAAACCACTGATAAAACCGAGGCTATGGCACGAATCAGCGCTACGGTGCGTCAGCGCTATGACGACGTGACGACGCTGGACGGTGTGCGTGTCGACTCGGATAGCGGTTGGTTCCTGATCCGGCCGTCTGGGACGGAACCGAAAATAAGGGTGACTGCAGAAGCCCGCGAAGCAGCCACCACTGACGAACTTCTGGAGCAGGCGCGCGAACTCGTTGAGACTGAACTTACCCGATAG
- a CDS encoding PQQ-binding-like beta-propeller repeat protein, with protein MAKSSPNRWGYQPESAPQAGLSEQWRGEAGPSNIVQSGISVSGGRVFTVGRYSISAFDNQQGTVEWRNRQPDQFSGSLSDEPEFEFIQSGPTVSGDRVFSVSSVTLYERNVATGKTGWAFRTTSSFDHVLPVGNVVFSGISIDGENQLVALDQSTGLRQWAQPVNEVPLAFGWAADPGSETTLLVTGRWGGSATDELVARDPTDGSFLWRTTDLSPEFIDLLLPAVGRGRVYAGGNGVTAFDVTDGSVVWRVDTSTLSPSGAPVTNGDRVYITGPNTAISIDASSGEELWSTTVEGISRLVSPVVTNDMLYLAAGSTVVALDATDGTEQFRKAVSDRRELIHDLASAEGYLYVRIGHSIRAFTDVSEGET; from the coding sequence ATGGCAAAGAGTTCTCCAAACCGTTGGGGGTATCAACCGGAATCCGCGCCACAAGCTGGACTTAGCGAGCAGTGGCGTGGCGAAGCTGGTCCGTCAAATATCGTTCAGTCCGGGATAAGTGTGAGTGGTGGTCGTGTTTTTACCGTCGGACGGTACTCGATCAGTGCGTTCGATAATCAACAGGGGACCGTCGAGTGGAGGAACCGCCAGCCTGACCAGTTTTCGGGTAGCCTCTCCGATGAACCCGAGTTCGAGTTTATCCAGTCCGGCCCCACTGTGAGCGGTGATCGGGTCTTTTCGGTCTCTTCGGTAACGCTCTACGAGCGGAATGTCGCCACCGGAAAAACGGGGTGGGCGTTCCGAACGACCAGCAGTTTCGATCACGTCCTCCCAGTCGGAAATGTCGTTTTCAGCGGTATCAGTATCGATGGAGAAAACCAGTTAGTCGCCCTCGACCAATCGACTGGACTCCGACAGTGGGCCCAGCCAGTAAATGAAGTGCCGTTGGCATTCGGATGGGCCGCCGACCCTGGCTCGGAAACAACGCTCCTCGTCACAGGTCGATGGGGTGGCAGCGCTACCGACGAACTGGTCGCCCGGGACCCGACCGACGGGAGTTTTTTGTGGCGGACAACTGATCTCTCCCCAGAGTTCATAGACTTGCTGCTGCCCGCAGTCGGACGTGGTCGCGTCTACGCTGGCGGAAATGGGGTGACTGCATTCGACGTAACCGACGGTAGCGTCGTATGGAGGGTCGACACGTCGACACTGTCGCCGTCCGGGGCGCCGGTAACTAACGGCGACCGGGTGTACATCACGGGACCGAATACTGCCATCAGCATAGATGCATCTTCTGGTGAGGAGCTGTGGTCCACGACAGTCGAAGGGATTTCACGTCTTGTATCGCCAGTTGTCACCAACGATATGCTGTATCTTGCCGCAGGCTCGACTGTGGTTGCACTCGATGCCACTGACGGAACTGAGCAGTTCCGAAAGGCGGTGTCAGATCGCAGGGAGTTGATTCACGACCTCGCTAGTGCTGAAGGATATCTTTACGTCAGAATCGGACATTCGATTCGGGCGTTTACCGACGTCTCGGAGGGTGAGACATGA
- a CDS encoding HalOD1 output domain-containing protein, whose product MRNSKLALTRSCTVVSDREFEKNGDQTLMEAFVNAIAEAEGVAPTELPPLYESVDFDALTQLMEPSDGATDGNVLMALQIGKWNVFVSANSRIRVCDATIETDPEPIFEDEPV is encoded by the coding sequence ATGAGAAACTCTAAATTAGCGCTGACTCGGAGCTGTACGGTAGTTAGTGATAGAGAGTTCGAGAAAAACGGGGACCAGACGCTCATGGAGGCGTTTGTCAATGCAATTGCTGAGGCTGAAGGCGTTGCCCCAACTGAACTGCCGCCATTGTACGAGTCAGTAGATTTTGACGCACTTACTCAGTTGATGGAACCATCCGATGGAGCTACTGATGGGAATGTGCTAATGGCTTTGCAGATCGGCAAATGGAACGTATTCGTGAGTGCCAACAGCCGCATTCGTGTCTGTGACGCGACCATAGAGACCGACCCCGAACCGATTTTCGAGGATGAACCGGTATAG
- a CDS encoding CDC48 family AAA ATPase, with translation MKLVVKPLDRQSAGKGIAAIDSEAMTELNLSSGDFVTIQGEEGTAVARVRPGRAGERQRGVVGIDGQTRKATGARIDQLVDVEQADVAPAEELSVALPAGLQIRGDLTSYLREKLTNRAVQTGQTVPIALGFGSLMGRSNRRIPLRIVDSEPDGTVIITQSTNINVVEQSAEEVDVERGDDATGSSEPPGVTYEDVGGLDNELDQVREMIELPMSHPELFQALGIEPPQGVLLHGPPGTGKTLIAKAVANEIDASFQTISGPEIMSKYHGESEERLREVFDEAEENEPAIVFIDEIDSIAPNRDNTQGDVERRVVAQLLSLMDGLEDRGQVTVIGTTNRIDAIDPALRRGGRFDREIEIGAPDTKGRTEILQVHTREMPIAESVDLEQYAENTHGFVGADLESLVREAAMNALRRVRPDLDLEGDEIDAETLETLEVTEKDFRAALREIEPSALREVFVETPDVTWDDVGGLEETKARLQEAIQWPLEYPDAYGQVDLQSPKGIMLHGPPGTGKTLLAKAVANEAQSNFISVKGPELFDKYVGESEKGVREIFEKARSNAPTVIFFDEIDSIATKRGSGGSDSNVGERVVSQMLTELDGLEELEDVVVIAATNRPDLIDDALTRAGRIERKIEVGEPDEETRREILAIHTRTRPLADDVDLDHLAAETDGLVGADLAALCRGAATVAVREHVQAQTEGKEAAVEDIVLTQAHFEEALKEISPEDADIDDEVDSL, from the coding sequence ATGAAACTTGTTGTCAAGCCGCTCGACCGGCAGAGTGCAGGAAAGGGTATCGCAGCAATCGATAGCGAGGCGATGACGGAACTAAATCTTAGTAGCGGTGACTTCGTTACAATCCAAGGTGAGGAGGGCACTGCAGTCGCCCGTGTTCGACCGGGACGAGCGGGCGAGCGACAGCGCGGCGTCGTTGGCATTGACGGCCAAACGCGCAAGGCCACTGGAGCACGGATCGACCAACTCGTTGATGTAGAACAGGCCGACGTGGCACCGGCAGAGGAGCTGTCGGTCGCGCTCCCGGCCGGCCTCCAGATTCGCGGTGACCTCACATCGTACCTCCGTGAGAAGCTAACCAACCGCGCGGTCCAGACGGGACAGACCGTCCCAATCGCGCTCGGATTTGGCTCCCTGATGGGCCGATCCAACCGCCGGATTCCACTCCGTATCGTCGATAGTGAACCTGATGGGACTGTAATCATCACCCAATCCACGAACATCAACGTGGTTGAGCAGTCCGCCGAGGAGGTCGACGTGGAGCGCGGCGACGACGCGACCGGTAGTTCAGAGCCGCCGGGAGTAACCTACGAGGACGTCGGCGGCCTCGATAACGAACTGGACCAGGTTCGAGAGATGATCGAACTGCCGATGTCCCATCCCGAGCTCTTCCAAGCACTCGGCATCGAGCCACCGCAGGGCGTCTTGCTCCACGGACCGCCCGGAACTGGCAAGACACTGATCGCGAAGGCGGTTGCAAACGAGATCGACGCCAGCTTCCAGACCATCTCTGGTCCGGAGATCATGTCGAAGTACCACGGCGAAAGCGAGGAGCGGTTACGTGAGGTATTCGACGAGGCCGAGGAGAACGAACCCGCAATCGTCTTCATCGACGAGATTGACTCCATCGCCCCGAATCGAGACAACACGCAAGGTGATGTCGAGCGCCGCGTCGTCGCACAGTTGCTCTCGTTGATGGACGGCCTCGAGGACCGCGGTCAAGTGACAGTTATCGGGACGACGAACCGCATCGACGCCATCGACCCCGCACTCCGCCGCGGCGGCCGGTTCGACCGTGAAATCGAGATCGGCGCACCGGACACCAAGGGCCGGACGGAAATCCTCCAAGTCCACACCCGCGAGATGCCGATCGCCGAGTCGGTCGATCTCGAACAGTACGCCGAGAACACCCATGGCTTCGTTGGCGCTGACCTCGAGAGTCTCGTCCGCGAAGCGGCGATGAACGCACTCCGACGTGTCCGCCCGGACCTCGACCTCGAAGGCGACGAGATCGACGCCGAGACGCTCGAAACGCTCGAAGTAACGGAGAAGGATTTCCGAGCGGCACTCCGGGAGATCGAACCCAGCGCGCTCCGAGAGGTCTTCGTTGAGACGCCCGACGTCACCTGGGACGATGTCGGCGGTCTCGAAGAGACCAAAGCCCGACTTCAGGAAGCTATCCAGTGGCCACTGGAGTATCCCGATGCGTATGGACAGGTGGACCTCCAGTCACCGAAGGGGATTATGCTCCACGGGCCGCCCGGAACCGGGAAGACGCTGCTGGCGAAGGCCGTCGCGAACGAAGCCCAATCCAATTTCATCTCGGTGAAAGGGCCTGAACTGTTCGACAAGTACGTCGGTGAGTCCGAAAAAGGCGTCCGGGAGATATTCGAGAAGGCGCGGTCGAACGCCCCGACTGTCATTTTCTTCGACGAAATCGACTCAATCGCGACAAAGCGCGGGAGCGGCGGCAGTGATTCCAACGTCGGCGAACGCGTCGTCTCACAGATGCTGACCGAACTTGACGGGTTGGAAGAACTTGAAGACGTGGTCGTGATTGCAGCAACGAACCGACCAGACCTCATCGACGACGCCCTCACACGTGCGGGTCGAATCGAGCGCAAAATTGAGGTGGGAGAGCCCGACGAGGAGACCAGGCGCGAAATCCTGGCAATACATACCCGGACCCGGCCATTGGCTGACGATGTCGATCTTGACCACCTAGCAGCCGAAACGGACGGCCTCGTGGGTGCCGATCTGGCGGCGTTGTGTCGGGGGGCGGCGACGGTAGCAGTTCGTGAGCACGTCCAGGCCCAGACAGAAGGGAAGGAGGCAGCTGTCGAGGATATCGTACTTACGCAAGCACACTTCGAAGAGGCACTTAAAGAGATCAGTCCGGAAGACGCTGATATCGATGACGAGGTAGACAGCTTGTAA